One genomic window of Glycine soja cultivar W05 chromosome 9, ASM419377v2, whole genome shotgun sequence includes the following:
- the LOC114367479 gene encoding DNA-directed RNA polymerase II subunit 1-like, with translation MDVRFPFSPAEVAKVATVQFGIISPDEIRQMSVVQIEHGETTERGKPKIGGLSDPRLGTIDRKLKCDTCTGSMAECPGHFGHLELAKPMFHIGFLKTVLAIMRCVCFNCSKILANEDDHKFKLALRIRNPKNRLRKILDACKNKSKCEGGDDIDIHGKDTGEPVKKSRGGCGAQQPKITIEGMKINAEYKAQRKKSDDQEQLPEPVERKQTLSAERVLSVLKRISDEDCQLLGLNPQYARPDWMILQVLPIPPQPVRPSVMMDTSSRSEDDLTHQLAMIIRHNENLKRQEKNGSPAHIISEFVQLLQFHVATYFDNELPGLPRATQRSGRPIKSICSRLKAKEGRIRGNLMGKRVDFSARTVITPDPTINIDQLGVPWSIALNLTYPETVTPYNIERLKELVEYGPHPPPGKTGAKYIIRDDGQRLDLRYLKKSSDHHLELGYKVERHLNDGDFVLFNRQPSLHKMSIMGHRIKIMPYSTFRLNLSVTSPYNADFDGDEMNMHVPQSLETRAEVLELMMVPKCIVSPQSNKPVMGIVQDTLLGCRKITKRDTFITKDVFMNILMWWEDFDGKVPAPTILKPEPLWTGKQVFNLIIPKQINLIRFSSWHSDDERGPITPGDTMVRIEKGELLTGTLCKKTLGASAGSLIHVIWEEVGPDAARKFLGHTQWLVNYWLLQNAFSMGIGDTIADASTMEAINQTISLAKEKVKQLIRDAQEKKLEAEPGRTMMDSFENRVNQTLNKARDDAGNSAGNSLSESNNLKAMVTAGSKGSNINISQMTACVGQQNVEGKRIPYGFVDRTLPHFTKDDHGPESRGFVENSYLRGLTPQEFFFHAMGGREGLIDTAVKTSETGYIQRRLVKAMEDIMLKYDGTVRNSLGDVIQFLYGEDGMDAIWIETQKLDTLKMKKTEFDRVFRYEFDEENWKPNYMLQEPVEDLKTIREFRNVFEAEVQKLEADRHQLAIEIASNGDNSLPLPVNLKRLIWNAQKTFKVDFRRPSDMHPMEIVEAIDKLQERLKVVPGEDALSQEAQKNATLLFNILLRSTFASKRVLEEYRLSRESFEWVVGEIESRFLQSLVVPGEMIGVVAAQSIGEPATQMTLNTFHFAGVSAKNVTLGVPRLRELINVAKSIKTPSLSVYLKPDAGKTKERAKTVQCALEYTTLRSVTQATEVWYDPDPMSTIIEEDVDFVMSYYEMPDEEVALEKISPWLLRVELNREMMVDKKLSMADIAQKINLEFDDDLSCIFNDDNAEKLILRIRIMNDDAPKGEVQDESAEDDVFLKKIETNMLTEMTLRGIPDINKVFIKNAKVQKFDENEGFKSNGEWMLDTEGVNLLAVMCHEDVDATRTTSNHLIEVIEVLGIEAVRRSLLDELRIVISFDGSYVNYRHLAILCETMTYRGHLMAITRHGINRNDTGPMMRCSFEETVDILLDAAAYAETDSLRGVTENIILGQLAPIGTGQCALYLNDGMLKNAIELQLPSYTDGLDFGIMPGATPYHEGTMMSPSYLLSPNLRLSPSSDAQFSPYVGGMAFSPSSSPGYSPSSPGYSPSSPGYSPTSPGYSPTSPGYSPTSPTYSPSSPGYSPTSPAYSPTSPSYSPTSPAYSPTSPAYSSTSPAYSPTSPSYSPTSPAYSPTSPSYSLTSPSYSPTSPSYSPTSPSYSPTSPAYSPTSPSYSPTSPSYSPTSPSYNPQSAKYSPSLAYSPSSPRLSPTSPNYSPTSPSYSPTSPSYSPSSPTYSPSSPYNSGVSPDYSPTSPQFSAGYSPSQPGYSPSSTSQDTPQTSDKDE, from the exons ATGGATGTTCGATTCCCTTTCTCCCCAGCTGAGGTCGCCAAAGTTGCCACGGTTCAGTTTGGAATTATCAGTCCCGACGAGATC AGGCAAATGTCTGTGGTGCAAATCGAGCACGGTGAGACAACCGAGAGAGGGAAGCCGAAGATCGGAGGATTGAGCGACCCTCGGCTCGGAACTATTGACAGAAAGCTCAAGTGTGACACTTGTACGGGCAGTATGGCTGAGTGCCCTGGCCATTTTGGCCACTTGGAGCTTGCCAAGCCAATGTTCCATATTGGGTTTTTGAAGACTGTATTAGCTATAATGCGTTGTGTTTGCTTCAACTGCTCcaaaattctagctaatgag GATGATCACAAGTTCAAGCTAGCTTTAAGAATCAGGAATCCCAAAAATAGGCTGAGAAAGATTCTGGATGCCTGCAAAAACAAAAGCAAGTGCGAAGGGGGAGATGATATTGACATTCATGGTAAAGATACCGGGGAGCCGGTTAAAAAGAGTCGCGGTGGCTGCGGTGCTCAGCAGCCGAAGATTACTATTGAGGGGATGAAAATAAATGCAGAGTATAAAGCTCAGAGGaagaaaagtgatgaccaagaACAGCTTCCCGAACCCGTGGAAAGGAAACAGACTCTTTCTGCAGAAAGG GTTCTTAGTGTTCTGAAAAGGATAAGCGACGAGGACTGTCAGTTGTTGGGCTTGAATCCTCAGTACGCTCGTCCTGACTGGATGATTTTACAAGTTCTTCCAATTCCTCCTCAACCTGTTAGGCCTTCTGTAATGATGGACACATCCTCCAGGAGTGAG GATGATTTAACTCACCAACTGGCCATGATCATCAGGCACAATGAGAATCTGAAGAGACAGGAGAAGAATGGATCTCCTGCACATATTATTTCCGAGTTTGTGCAGTTATTGCAGTTCCACGTAGCAACATATTTTGATAATGAGTTACCTGGATTGCCAAGG GCTACTCAGAGATCTGGAAGGCCAATCAAATCAATATGTAGCAGGCTCAAGGCAAAAGAAGGCCGGATTAGAGGTAACTTGATGGGTAAAAGAGTTGATTTTTCTGCTCGAACAGTCATTACACCTGATCCAACTATCAACATTGATCAATTGGGAGTACCATGGAGTATTGCGTTGAATCTAACATACCCTGAGACTGTGACTCCATATAACATTGAAAG gTTGAAGGAACTTGTTGAGTATGGACCCCATCCTCCACCTGGAAAAACTGGTGCCAAGTATATCATTCGTGATGACGGACAAAGACTTGATCTCAGATATTTAAAGAAAAGCAGTGATCACCATTTGGAGCTTGGCTACAAG GTCGAGCGTCATTTGAATGATGGAGACTTTGTTCTCTTCAATCGTCAGCCTAGTCTTCATAAAATGTCTATCATGGGACACAGAATCAAAATCATGCCTTATTCTACTTTCCGGCTTAACTTGTCCGTAACTTCACCATATAATGCTGATTTTGACGGGGACGAAATGAATATGCATGTTCCTCAGAGTTTAGAAACCAGAGCTGAGGTGTTAGAGCTGATGATGGTGCCTAAATGCATTGTGTCACCACAGTCAAACAAGCCAGTGATGGGAATTGTCCAAGATACACTTCTAGGATGCAGGAAAATCACCAAGAGAGACACTTTCATCACAAAG GATGTTTTTATGAACATATTGATGTGGTGGGAAGATTTTGATGGGAAAGTTCCTGCTCCTACAATATTGAAGCCAGAACCATTGTGGACAGGGAAACAAGTTTTCAATCTCATCATTCCTAAACAAATAAATCTAATTAGATTTTCGAGCTGGCATAGTGATGATGAACGGGGACCCATAACCCCTGGGGATACCATGGTTAGAATTGAAAAAGGGGAACTACTTACCGGAACACTTTGCAAAAAGACTCTTGGAGCATCCGCCGGAAGTCTCATTCATGTGATTTG GGAAGAGGTTGGCCCTGATGCAGCTCGGAAATTTCTTGGTCATACTCAGTGGCTTGTAAACTACTGGCTTTTGCAGAATGCTTTTAGCATGGGAATTGGTGATACAATAGCTGATGCTTCCACTATGGAAGCCATAAATCAGACTATTTCATTAGCTAAGGAGAAAGTGAAACAACTTATCAGGGATGCTCAAGAGAAGAAGTTGGAGGCCGAACCTGGTCGGACAATGATGGATTCATTTGAAAATAGAGTGAACCAG ACTCTAAATAAAGCTCGTGATGATGCTGGAAACAGTGCTGGAAATAGTTTATCTGAGAGCAACAATCTGAAAGCAATGGTGACAGCTGGTTCGAAAGGAAGTAACATCAACATATCTCAAATGACTGCTTGTGTGGGGCAACAGAACGTTGAGGGGAAGCGAATTCCATACGGATTCGTAGACCGGACATTGCCTCACTTCACAAAAGATGATCATGGGCCTGAAAGTCGTGGCTTTGTGGAGAACTCATATCTACGTGGACTGACCCCTCAAGAGTTCTTTTTCCATGCCATGGGTGGTAGGGAAGGTCTTATTGATACTGCCGTGAAGACCTCCGAAACCGGGTACATTCAGAGGCGACTCGTGAAGGCTATGGAGGACATCATGCTTAAATATGATGGGACAGTTAGAAACTCTTTGGGAGACGTCATACAATTTCTCTACGGAGAAGATGGTATGGACGCTATTTGGATTGAAACACAGAAGCTGGATACccttaaaatgaagaaaacagaATTTGATAGGGTGTTTAGGTATGAATTTGACGAGGAAAACTGGAAGCCTAATTACATGCTTCAAGAGCCTGTAGAAGACTTGAAAACCATCAGAGAGTTTCGTAATGTGTTTGAGGCAGAAGTTCAAAAGCTTGAAGCTGATAGACATCAACTCGCAATAGAGATAGCCTCTAATGGTGACAATTCTCTGCCACTGCCTGTTAACCTCAAGAGGCTTATCTGGAATGCTCAGAAGACATTTAAGGTTGACTTCCGAAGGCCTTCTGATATGCATCCAATGGAAATTGTGGAAGCCATCGATAAGCTCCAGGAGCGGCTTAAGGTTGTTCCCGGTGAGGACGCCTTGAGTCAAGAAGCTCAAAAGAATGCTACTCTCCTCTTCAATATTCTGCTCCGCAGCACTTTCGCCAGTAAAAGGGTCTTGGAGGAATACAGGCTTTCTCGCGAGTCATTTGAGTGGGTAGTCGGAGAAATAGAATCAAGGTTCTTGCAGTCGCTTGTGGTCCCCGGAGAAATGATTGGTGTCGTGGCTGCACAATCAATTGGTGAACCTGCTACTCAGATGACTCTCAACACTTTCCACTTTGCCGGTGTCAGCGCAAAGAACGTTACTCTTGGTGTTCCTAGGTTAAGGGAACTCATTAATGTCGCCAAGAGTATTAAAACGCCTTCTCTCTCTGTGTACTTGAAACCTGATGCTGGTAAGACTAAAGAGAGAGCCAAGACTGTGCAGTGTGCTTTAGAATATACCACTCTCAGGAGTGTCACTCAAGCTACAGAGGTGTGGTATGATCCAGACCCGATGAGTACAATAATTGAAGAGGATGTGGATTTTGTCATGTCCTACTATGAAATGCCCGATGAAGAAGTTGCTCTTGAAAAAATCTCACCTTGGTTGCTTCGCGTGGAGCTGAATCGTGAAATGATGGTGGATAAGAAGTTGAGTATGGCTGACATTGCACAGAAGATTAACCTTGAATTTGATGATGATTTGAGTTGTATATTTAACGATGACAATGCTGAAAAACTTATACTTCGTATCCGTATAATGAATGATGATGCACCAAAGGGTGAGGTTCAGGATGAATCCGCTGAAGATGATGTTTTCTTGAAGAAAATAGAAACCAACATGCTGACTGAAATGACTCTACGAGGAATCCCAGACATAAACaaggtttttataaaaaatgcgAAAGTTCAGAAGTTTGATGAGAACGAAGGTTTTAAGTCTAATGGGGAATGGATGCTTGATACCGAAGGTGTGAACCTGCTAGCTGTGATGTGCCATGAAGATGTTGACGCGACAAGGACAACAAGCAACCACTTGATTGAGGTTATTGAAGTTCTTGGTATTGAGGCAGTTAGGCGATCTCTACTGGATGAATTGAGAATTGTAATTTCGTTTGACGGTTCTTATGTAAATTACAGGCATTTGGCTATTCTATGTGAAACAATGACGTATAGGGGGCATTTAATGGCAATAACACGTCACGGCATCAACAGGAATGATACAGGGCCAATGATGAGATGCTCATTTGAAGAGACAGTTGATATTCTGCTTGATGCTGCAGCATATGCAGAGACTGATAGCTTGAGGGGAGTCACAGAAAACATAATCTTAGGGCAGCTCGCCCCCATTGGGACAGGCCAATGTGCCTTGTATCTTAATGATGGCATGCTGAAGAATGCCATTGAGCTACAACTGCCTAGTTATACAGATGGTCTTGATTTCGGTATCATGCCTGGAGCAACTCCATATCATGAAGGCACCATGATGTCTCCCAGTTATCTGTTGAGCCCCAATTTACGCCTGTCTCCTAGTTCGGATGCACAGTTTTCGCCTTATGTTGGCGGCATGGCgttttctccttcttcatctCCTGGTTATAGTCCATCATCCCCCGGCTATAGTCCATCTTCGCCCGGGTACAGCCCCACGTCGCCCGGTTACAGTCCCACTTCCCCCGGTTACAGTCCCACCTCTCCAACTTATAGCCCTAGCTCTCCCGGATATAGTCCAACAAGTCCAGCTTATTCGCCTACATCTCCCAGCTACAGCCCCACCTCACCTGCATACAGCCCAACTTCTCCTGCATACAGCTCCACTTCACCTGCATACAGTCCTACTTCTCCATCATACAGCCCCACTTCACCTGCATATAGTCCTACTTCTCCATCATATAGCCTGACATCTCCTTCCTACAGTCCAACTTCACCCTCTTACAGCCCCACGTCTCCCTCATATAGTCCTACCTCTCCTGCATACAGCCCCACATCTCCCTCATATAGCCCAACATCTCCATCTTATAGTCCTACTTCCCCCAGTTACAATCCACAATCAGCAAAATATAGTCCTTCGTTAGCTTATTCTCCAAGCAGTCCAAGATTGTCTCCCACATCTCCAAACTATAG ccCGACGTCTCCCTCGTATTCACCAACATCTCCTTCTTATTCTCCATCAAGCCCAACATACAGTCCCAGCAG tCCATATAATTCTGGTGTGAGCCCGGACTATAGCCCAACTTCCCCCCAATTTAG TGCGGGTTACTCACCAAGTCAACCCGGTTACTCACCGTCGTCAACCAGCCAGGACACTCCACAAACTAGTGACAAGGATGAATGA
- the LOC114366998 gene encoding cytochrome P450 71D11-like: MTNIVAIISFSLILIVVLMKIVRNHKKTKPTPNVPPGPWKLPVIGNVHQIITSAPHRKLRDLAKIYGPLMHLQLGEVTTIIVSSPECAKEIMKTHDVIFASRPRGVVTNILSYESTGVASAPFGNYWRVLRKMCTIELLSQKRVDSFQPIREEELTTLIKMFDSQKGSPINLTQVVLSSIYSIISRAAFGKKCKGQEEFISLVKEGLTILGDFFPSSRWLLLVTDLRPQLDRLHAQVDQILENIIIEHKEAKSKVREGQDEEKEDLVDILLKLQDGDDSNKDFFLTNDNIKATILEIFSAGGEPSAITIDWAMSEMARDPRVMKKAQDEVRMVFNMKGRVDETCINELKYLKSVVKETLRLHPPGPLLLPRESTQECKIHGYDIPIKSKVIVNAWAIGRDPNYWNEPERFYPERFIDISIDYKGNNFEYIPFGAGRRICPGSTFGLVNVEMALALFLYHFDWKLPNGIQNEDLDMTEEFKVTIRRKNDLCLIPVSPPCSVVAMYSS, encoded by the exons ATGACCAATATAGTAGCCATTATCAGTTTTTCTCTCATCTTGATTGTGGTACTGATGAAAATAGTGAGGAATCATAAGAAAACAAAACCAACTCCAAATGTACCTCCAGGGCCATGGAAGCTACCTGTTATAGGAAATGTACACCAAATTATTACATCCGCACCACATAGAAAATTGAGAGACCTAGCCAAAATCTATGGacctttgatgcatctccaacTTGGAGAAGTCACCACAATTATTGTTTCCTCACCCGAGTGTGCTAAAGAGATAATGAAAACTCATGATGTGATCTTTGCATCAAGGCCTCGTGGTGTAGTTACAAACATATTGTCTTATGAATCCACAGGTGTTGCTTCTGCACCTTTTGGAAATTATTGGAGAGTGCTACGAAAGATGTGCACCATAGAGCTTTTGTCCCAAAAACGTGTCGATTCATTCCAGCCAATAAGAGAAGAAGAACTCACTACTCTCATCAAAatgtttgattctcaaaaagggTCACCCATCAACCTCACTCAAGTAGTACTTTCATCAATAtattctatcatttcaagagCTGCTTTTGGCAAGAAATGCAAAGGCCAAGAAGAATTCATATCATTGGTGAAAGAAGGACTCACAATATTGGgtgatttttttccttctagtaGATGGCTTCTACTTGTCACCGATTTGAGGCCTCAGCTTGATAGATTGCATGCACAAGTTGATCAGATTCTAGAAAACATCATCATTGAACATAAAGAGGCAAAGTCAAAAGTAAGAGAAGGCCAAGATGAAGAAAAGGAAGATTTGGTAGACATTCTCCTAAAACTTCAGGATGGTGACGATAGTAACAAGGATTTTTTCTTAACTAATGACAATATCAAGGCTACAATCTTG GAAATCTTTAGTGCTGGGGGTGAGCCATCAGCAATTACCATAGATTGGGCAATGTCTGAGATGGCAAGGGATCCAAGAGTGATGAAGAAAGCACAAGATGAAGTGAGAATGGTATTCAATATGAAGGGAAGGGTTGATGAAACATGCATCAATGAACTCAAATATTTGAAATCAGTTGTGAAAGAAACCCTAAGATTACACCCTCCAGGTCCTCTTTTACTTCCAAGAGAATCAACACAAGAATGTAAGATTCATGGGTATGACATACCCATCAAAAGCAAGGTAATAGTTAATGCCTGGGCAATTGGAAGAGATCCAAACTATTGGAATGAACCAGAGAGGTTTTATCCAGAAAGATTCATTGATATCTCTATTGACTATAAAGGGAATAATTTTGAGTACATTCCATTTGGTGCTGGAAGAAGAATATGCCCTGGCAGCACATTTGGTTTGGTAAATGTTGAGATGGCACTTGCATTGTTCTTGTATCACTTTGATTGGAAGCTCCCCAATGGAATACAAAATGAAGACTTGGACATGACTGAGGAATTTAAAGTGactattagaagaaaaaatgaccTGTGCTTGATTCCTGTATCTCCTCCTTGTTCTGTGGTTGCAATGTATAGCTCATAA
- the LOC114367292 gene encoding uncharacterized protein LOC114367292 — MTINSKIGTAMVSYIKKLDISSLSSTHNLSLIWSWLKANPHNFFYSLCIALIHRRA; from the exons ATGACCATAAATAGTAAGATAGGCACTGCTATGGTTTCTTATATCAAGAAATTGGATATCTCTAGTCTGAGCAGCACTCACA ACCTTTCCTTGATCTGGTCCTGGTTGAAAGCCAATCCCCACAACTTTTTTTACTCCTTGTGTATCGCCTTGATTCACAGACGAGCCTAA
- the LOC114425519 gene encoding protein LURP-one-related 15-like, with the protein MANQFSVISPSYCAPYALNLQINTEKGVTYDINGNPVFYVKDALFTLHDRRVLYDNQGNSIVTLYKKNMTLHGRCQVFKGKSNDSSELLFSVKRSSMIQYSVMKLDVFLANNRNENVCDFRVNFCRDKSSCIVYASESPTIVATMQINGGLNVLVYPYVDYAFIVALLMIVNEMKDYYDELMDVALGVTFAALGNIN; encoded by the exons ATGGCAAACCAATTCTCAGTTATCAGCCCTTCCTATTGTGCTCCTTATGCTCTCAATCTACAAATTAATACAGAGAAAGGTGTCACTTACGACATAAACGGTAACCCTGTCTTTTATGTAAAAGATGCTTTATTCACTCTTCACGATCGTCGTGTCTTGTATGATAATCAAGGAAACTCCATCGTAACTCTATACAAGAAG aaTATGACGTTGCATGGGCGATGCCAAGTTTTCAAGGGTAAAAGCAACGATTCCTCTGAATTGCTCTTTTCGGTGAAGAGATCGTCAATGATCCAGTATAGTGTGATGAAATTAGATGTCTTCCTCGCTAACAACAGAAATGAAAATGTTTGTGATTTTAGAGTCAACTTTTGTAGAGATAAAAGCTCATGCATTGTTTATGCTTCTGAATCTCCTACAATTGTTGCCACG aTGCAGATTAATGGCGGCCTCAATGTTTTGGTCTATCCCTACGTGGACTATGCATTCATTGTGGCACTACTTATGATTGTTAACGAGATGAAAGATTATTATGATGAACTGATGGATGTGGCCTTAGGAGTGACATTTGCCGCATTgggtaatataaattaa
- the LOC114425457 gene encoding protein LURP-one-related 10-like: MAYPNPYPAQPYPSASAPMPAVPSAVIGPQFCAPYPVDLAVVKKVMTISDNFVVTDVNGNIVFKVKGSLATLRDRRVLLDAAGNPLVTLRRKIMTAHDRWQAFRGESTDAKDLIFTLKRSSLIQFKTKLHVFLANNTKEDVCDFKVKGSWLERSCVVYAGESNNIVAQMHKKHTVQSILIGKDHFMVTVYPNIDYAFIVALIVILDEINDDEKED, translated from the exons ATGGCATACCCAAACCCTTATCCGGCTCAGCCCTATCCCTCCGCCTCCGCGCCGATGCCGGCGGTTCCCTCCGCCGTGATCGGCCCCCAGTTCTGCGCGCCGTACCCGGTGGATCTGGCGGTGGTGAAGAAGGTGATGACCATCTCTGACAACTTCGTTGTCACCGACGTCAACGGCAACATCGTATTCAAAGTTAAGGGATCGCTCGCGACCCTCCGTGACCGCCGCGTCCTCCTCGACGCCGCCGGCAACCCCCTCGTCACCCTTCGCCGGAAG ATAATGACGGCACATGATCGATGGCAAGCTTTTAGGGGTGAAAGCACAGATGCCAAAGATCTAATCTTTACTCTGAAGCGGTCGTCCCTTATCCAGTTTAAGACCAAATTACATGTGTTTTTGGCCAATAACACCAAAGAAGATGTTTGTGACTTTAAGGTCAAAGGTAGTTGGTTGGAACGATCCTGCGTTGTTTATGCTGGTGAATCTAACAACATCGTTGCCCAG ATGCATAAAAAGCACACGGTTCAGAGTATTTTGATTGGGAAAGACCATTTCATGGTCACGGTTTATCCCAACATTGATTATGCGTTCATAGTGGCGCTAATCGTGATTCTTGACGAGATTAACGACGATGAGAAGGAAGATTAG